The following coding sequences are from one Danaus plexippus chromosome 13 unlocalized genomic scaffold, MEX_DaPlex mxdp_15, whole genome shotgun sequence window:
- the LOC116770392 gene encoding cell cycle checkpoint protein RAD17 isoform X1 produces MKCKIHNKFIKHLLFFVSQGKKWFKPVFDLDDNLPAKKIALDSPKVKSQDDVKNLQFASNTNIFNNVRDSNWMKNFDPVNIEDLAVNNKKVLELEEWMKNTCLKSNNNILLLSGPVGCGKTASIQTLASKYNIKITEWITPLDIEYPSEYGEYEFKEPQTKKFLEFIINSANFTSLVDNNSCKLVLVEDFPNIFMRTPAEFTEVLTQYKQRAKSPIVFICSESHTDTKNTSFNLFSSSLKEQFQIHHIMFNAVTLTGLKAALKRASAIMNSKFSSTYNNPTNEIIDSVVNSSGGDVRSAILNLHFACLKGSTCNLETSIIKEKESKSKTTTRRKKNVSNKFMTLGKDQTVSILHGVGRVLNPKETVTENGHKTLTHNPKDIIEQFLSHPSSFVNFLHENYLPHFSGTYDVDEAATALSNADCMLAEWREQICQEYGLYTAVSGLMLANKSPVPAWNPVRGPKNMKVIYPTLQELSLLDPNVLYKGKTLVTDYSTYHKIISS; encoded by the exons ATGAAATGTaagatacataataaatttataaaacatttattgttttttgtttctcaGGGGAAAAAGTGGTTCAAACCCGTATTCGACTTAGATGATAATTTACCGGCAAAAAAAATTGCACTTGATTCGCCGAAAGTAAAAAGTCAAGACGACGTG aaaaatctaCAATTTGCaagtaatacaaatatttttaacaatgttCGAGACAGTAATTGgatgaaaaattttgatcCCGTAAATATAGAGGATCTAGcagttaacaataaaaaagtactCGAACTTGAAGAATGGATGAAGAATACTTGTTTGAAAAGCAACAACAATATACTACTTTTGTCTGGCCCGGTGGGTTGTGGAAAAACTGCGAGTATTCAGACACTGGCTtccaaatataacataaagatCACAGAATGGATAACACCCCTAGATATTGAATATCCTTCTGAATATG GAGAATATGAATTCAAAGAGCCACAAACAAAAAAGTTCCtagaatttattatcaattctGCAAATTTCACGTCATTGGTAGATAATAACAGTTGCAAGTTGGTCCTTGTTGAGGATTTTCCAAATATCTTTATGAGAACTCCCGCTGAGTTTACGGAAGTGTTGAC TCAGTATAAACAGAGAGCGAAATCTCCAATTGTGTTTATATGTTCGGAATCACACACTGATACTAAAAACACATCTTTTAACCTGTTTTCTTCAAGTTTAAAGGAACAGTTTCAAATTCATCATATCAT gtttaatGCGGTTACATTAACAGGATTAAAAGCAGCTCTTAAAAGGGCATCTGCTATCATGAATAGTAAATTCAGTTCAACATATAATAATCCAACCAATGAAATTATAGATTCAGTTGTAAATTCATCGGGAGGTGATGTCAGATCAGCAATATTAAATCTGCACTTTGCTTGTTTAAAAG GTTCTACATGTAACTTGGAGACCAgcataataaaagaaaaggaAAGCAAATCTAAAACAACAACCAGAAGGAAAAAGAATGTGTCAAATAAGTTTATGACATTAGGGAAAGATCAAACAGTTAGTATATTACACGGAGTAGGCAGAGTCTTAAATCCTAAAG AAACTGTGACAGAAAATGGACACAAGACATTAACACATAATCCGAAGGACATTATTGAGCAATTTTTAAGTCATCCATCCTCATTCGTGAACTTCCTCCATGAGAATTATCTGCCGCATTTCTCTGGCACTTATGACGTTGATGAGGCTGCCACAGCATTAAGTAATGCTGACTGTATGTTGGCTGAATGGAGG gaacAAATTTGTCAAGAGTATGGTTTATATACAGCTGTATCCGGACTTATGTTGGCTAACAAATCACCTGTTCCGGCTTGGAATCCTGTGAGAGGACCAAAAAAcatgaaagttatttatcC AACACTTCAGGAATTATCTTTGTTAGATCCCAATGTCTTGTATAAGGGGAAGACACTTGTGACAGACTACTCGACATACCATAAGATTATAAGCAGTTGA
- the LOC116770392 gene encoding cell cycle checkpoint protein RAD17 isoform X2, translated as MLRPSKGKKWFKPVFDLDDNLPAKKIALDSPKVKSQDDVKNLQFASNTNIFNNVRDSNWMKNFDPVNIEDLAVNNKKVLELEEWMKNTCLKSNNNILLLSGPVGCGKTASIQTLASKYNIKITEWITPLDIEYPSEYGEYEFKEPQTKKFLEFIINSANFTSLVDNNSCKLVLVEDFPNIFMRTPAEFTEVLTQYKQRAKSPIVFICSESHTDTKNTSFNLFSSSLKEQFQIHHIMFNAVTLTGLKAALKRASAIMNSKFSSTYNNPTNEIIDSVVNSSGGDVRSAILNLHFACLKGSTCNLETSIIKEKESKSKTTTRRKKNVSNKFMTLGKDQTVSILHGVGRVLNPKETVTENGHKTLTHNPKDIIEQFLSHPSSFVNFLHENYLPHFSGTYDVDEAATALSNADCMLAEWREQICQEYGLYTAVSGLMLANKSPVPAWNPVRGPKNMKVIYPTLQELSLLDPNVLYKGKTLVTDYSTYHKIISS; from the exons atgcttAGACCTAGCAAG GGGAAAAAGTGGTTCAAACCCGTATTCGACTTAGATGATAATTTACCGGCAAAAAAAATTGCACTTGATTCGCCGAAAGTAAAAAGTCAAGACGACGTG aaaaatctaCAATTTGCaagtaatacaaatatttttaacaatgttCGAGACAGTAATTGgatgaaaaattttgatcCCGTAAATATAGAGGATCTAGcagttaacaataaaaaagtactCGAACTTGAAGAATGGATGAAGAATACTTGTTTGAAAAGCAACAACAATATACTACTTTTGTCTGGCCCGGTGGGTTGTGGAAAAACTGCGAGTATTCAGACACTGGCTtccaaatataacataaagatCACAGAATGGATAACACCCCTAGATATTGAATATCCTTCTGAATATG GAGAATATGAATTCAAAGAGCCACAAACAAAAAAGTTCCtagaatttattatcaattctGCAAATTTCACGTCATTGGTAGATAATAACAGTTGCAAGTTGGTCCTTGTTGAGGATTTTCCAAATATCTTTATGAGAACTCCCGCTGAGTTTACGGAAGTGTTGAC TCAGTATAAACAGAGAGCGAAATCTCCAATTGTGTTTATATGTTCGGAATCACACACTGATACTAAAAACACATCTTTTAACCTGTTTTCTTCAAGTTTAAAGGAACAGTTTCAAATTCATCATATCAT gtttaatGCGGTTACATTAACAGGATTAAAAGCAGCTCTTAAAAGGGCATCTGCTATCATGAATAGTAAATTCAGTTCAACATATAATAATCCAACCAATGAAATTATAGATTCAGTTGTAAATTCATCGGGAGGTGATGTCAGATCAGCAATATTAAATCTGCACTTTGCTTGTTTAAAAG GTTCTACATGTAACTTGGAGACCAgcataataaaagaaaaggaAAGCAAATCTAAAACAACAACCAGAAGGAAAAAGAATGTGTCAAATAAGTTTATGACATTAGGGAAAGATCAAACAGTTAGTATATTACACGGAGTAGGCAGAGTCTTAAATCCTAAAG AAACTGTGACAGAAAATGGACACAAGACATTAACACATAATCCGAAGGACATTATTGAGCAATTTTTAAGTCATCCATCCTCATTCGTGAACTTCCTCCATGAGAATTATCTGCCGCATTTCTCTGGCACTTATGACGTTGATGAGGCTGCCACAGCATTAAGTAATGCTGACTGTATGTTGGCTGAATGGAGG gaacAAATTTGTCAAGAGTATGGTTTATATACAGCTGTATCCGGACTTATGTTGGCTAACAAATCACCTGTTCCGGCTTGGAATCCTGTGAGAGGACCAAAAAAcatgaaagttatttatcC AACACTTCAGGAATTATCTTTGTTAGATCCCAATGTCTTGTATAAGGGGAAGACACTTGTGACAGACTACTCGACATACCATAAGATTATAAGCAGTTGA
- the LOC116770392 gene encoding cell cycle checkpoint protein RAD17 isoform X3, which translates to MKNFDPVNIEDLAVNNKKVLELEEWMKNTCLKSNNNILLLSGPVGCGKTASIQTLASKYNIKITEWITPLDIEYPSEYGEYEFKEPQTKKFLEFIINSANFTSLVDNNSCKLVLVEDFPNIFMRTPAEFTEVLTQYKQRAKSPIVFICSESHTDTKNTSFNLFSSSLKEQFQIHHIMFNAVTLTGLKAALKRASAIMNSKFSSTYNNPTNEIIDSVVNSSGGDVRSAILNLHFACLKGSTCNLETSIIKEKESKSKTTTRRKKNVSNKFMTLGKDQTVSILHGVGRVLNPKETVTENGHKTLTHNPKDIIEQFLSHPSSFVNFLHENYLPHFSGTYDVDEAATALSNADCMLAEWREQICQEYGLYTAVSGLMLANKSPVPAWNPVRGPKNMKVIYPTLQELSLLDPNVLYKGKTLVTDYSTYHKIISS; encoded by the exons atgaaaaattttgatcCCGTAAATATAGAGGATCTAGcagttaacaataaaaaagtactCGAACTTGAAGAATGGATGAAGAATACTTGTTTGAAAAGCAACAACAATATACTACTTTTGTCTGGCCCGGTGGGTTGTGGAAAAACTGCGAGTATTCAGACACTGGCTtccaaatataacataaagatCACAGAATGGATAACACCCCTAGATATTGAATATCCTTCTGAATATG GAGAATATGAATTCAAAGAGCCACAAACAAAAAAGTTCCtagaatttattatcaattctGCAAATTTCACGTCATTGGTAGATAATAACAGTTGCAAGTTGGTCCTTGTTGAGGATTTTCCAAATATCTTTATGAGAACTCCCGCTGAGTTTACGGAAGTGTTGAC TCAGTATAAACAGAGAGCGAAATCTCCAATTGTGTTTATATGTTCGGAATCACACACTGATACTAAAAACACATCTTTTAACCTGTTTTCTTCAAGTTTAAAGGAACAGTTTCAAATTCATCATATCAT gtttaatGCGGTTACATTAACAGGATTAAAAGCAGCTCTTAAAAGGGCATCTGCTATCATGAATAGTAAATTCAGTTCAACATATAATAATCCAACCAATGAAATTATAGATTCAGTTGTAAATTCATCGGGAGGTGATGTCAGATCAGCAATATTAAATCTGCACTTTGCTTGTTTAAAAG GTTCTACATGTAACTTGGAGACCAgcataataaaagaaaaggaAAGCAAATCTAAAACAACAACCAGAAGGAAAAAGAATGTGTCAAATAAGTTTATGACATTAGGGAAAGATCAAACAGTTAGTATATTACACGGAGTAGGCAGAGTCTTAAATCCTAAAG AAACTGTGACAGAAAATGGACACAAGACATTAACACATAATCCGAAGGACATTATTGAGCAATTTTTAAGTCATCCATCCTCATTCGTGAACTTCCTCCATGAGAATTATCTGCCGCATTTCTCTGGCACTTATGACGTTGATGAGGCTGCCACAGCATTAAGTAATGCTGACTGTATGTTGGCTGAATGGAGG gaacAAATTTGTCAAGAGTATGGTTTATATACAGCTGTATCCGGACTTATGTTGGCTAACAAATCACCTGTTCCGGCTTGGAATCCTGTGAGAGGACCAAAAAAcatgaaagttatttatcC AACACTTCAGGAATTATCTTTGTTAGATCCCAATGTCTTGTATAAGGGGAAGACACTTGTGACAGACTACTCGACATACCATAAGATTATAAGCAGTTGA
- the LOC116770273 gene encoding RNA-binding protein with serine-rich domain 1-A-like, whose protein sequence is MARNKSPSVTSEKEKKKPKDKKKKGDSGSSSSESSGSSSESSSSRSSSRSSSSSSGSSSRSSSSSSSSSSSSSNNDRSRAKKKISPNKSPVKDRREGADRDKARDRSPLSDKKKLAPPSANDKVKNKEKHERSPGRKKRERSPPPRPTRIHIGRLTLNVSRDHIHEIFSTYGTVKAVEFPMDRLHPHNGRGYAYVEFSNPDEAENAMKHMDGGQIDGQEITAAPVLVPSRPRRPSPRPPPRHAPPRRHSPPRYRRRSPPRRRSPPRRRRSRSRSPRVAPRRRRSRSSSSSSR, encoded by the exons AT GGCACGAAACAAATCTCCTTCAGTTACATCGGAAAAAGAAAAGAAGAAACCAAaggataaaaagaaaaaaggtgATTCGGGATCCAGCAGTAGTGAAAGTAGTGGAAG TTCTTCGGAAAGTAGTTCGTCCAGGTCTTCATCGCGTTCATCATCAAGTAGTTCTGGTAGCTCGTCACGATCTTCTTCAAGTTCCAGCTCGTCCAGCAGCAGTAGCAGTAACAATGATAGATCCAGAGCTAAGAAAAA GATTTCACCAAACAAAAGTCCAGTTAAAGATAGAAGGGAGGGAGCTGATAGGGATAAGGCGAGAGATAGATCACCTCtgagtgataaaaaaaaattagcacCACCATCAGCTAATGACAAGgtcaaaaataaagagaaacaTGAAAG GTCACCAGGTCGTAAAAAACGTGAACGTTCACCACCCCCGCGTCCCACTAGAATACATATAGGACGTCTAACATTAAATGTAAGCAGAGATCATATTCATGAAATCTTCTCAACTTATGGCACCGTAAAAGCTGTGGAGTTTCCCATGGACAGACTGCATCCTCATAATGGGCGAGGGTATGCTTATGTGGAATTCAGCAACCCCGATGAAGCCGAAAACGCTATGAAGCATATGGATGGAG gtCAGATCGACGGTCAAGAGATCACAGCGGCGCCCGTGTTGGTGCCGTCCCGTCCGAGACGGCCTTCGCCTCGTCCGCCGCCACGACACGCTCCGCCGAGACGACACTCCCCACCACG GTACCGTCGTCGTAGTCCTCCGCGGCGTCGCTCTCCTCCTCGTCGTCGTCGGTCTCGATCACGTTCCCCGCGCGTCGCCCCCCGCAGACGACGCTCAAGGTCCTCCTCATCTTCCTCCCGGtag